A single window of Acidobacteriota bacterium DNA harbors:
- the recA gene encoding recombinase RecA translates to MADAKNDKLKSIDNALSQIERQFGKGSIMRLGHREALSIPAIPTGSIAVDSAIGVGGFPRGRVVEVYGPESSGKTTLALSVAGQAQKQGGVAAFIDAEHALDPEYATKIGVDIDNLLVSQPDSGEQALEIAEMLVRSNALDLVVVDSVAALVPRAELEGEMGDSHVGLQARLMSQALRKLTAIVAKSKTCLVFINQIREKIGVMFGSPETTTGGRALKFYSSVRIDIRRIAALKDGDLVVGSRAKVKVVKNKVAPPFRLAEFDIDYGEGISRPGELIDMGVDHRIVTKSGAWYSYGDVRVGQGRENSKQFLRDNPDLADEIEGRLREALGLPASAEVVMEEAG, encoded by the coding sequence ATGGCAGATGCGAAGAACGACAAGCTGAAGTCCATCGACAACGCGCTGAGCCAGATCGAGCGTCAATTCGGCAAGGGCTCGATCATGCGCCTCGGCCACCGCGAGGCTCTGTCGATTCCCGCCATTCCGACCGGCTCGATCGCCGTCGACAGCGCCATCGGCGTCGGTGGCTTCCCGCGCGGACGCGTGGTCGAGGTCTACGGTCCCGAGTCTTCCGGCAAGACCACCCTCGCCCTCTCCGTCGCCGGCCAGGCCCAGAAGCAGGGTGGGGTGGCGGCCTTCATCGATGCCGAGCATGCCCTCGATCCGGAGTATGCCACCAAGATCGGCGTCGACATCGACAATCTCTTGGTGTCCCAGCCGGACAGCGGCGAGCAAGCCCTCGAGATCGCCGAGATGCTGGTGCGCAGCAACGCCCTCGACCTGGTGGTGGTCGACTCGGTGGCCGCCCTGGTACCGCGAGCCGAGCTCGAAGGCGAGATGGGCGACTCCCACGTCGGCCTGCAGGCGCGGTTGATGTCCCAGGCCCTGCGCAAGCTCACCGCCATCGTCGCCAAGTCGAAGACCTGCCTGGTGTTCATCAATCAGATTCGCGAGAAGATCGGCGTCATGTTCGGCAGCCCCGAGACCACCACCGGCGGCCGGGCGCTCAAGTTCTACTCTTCGGTGCGGATCGACATTCGACGCATCGCCGCCCTCAAGGACGGGGATCTGGTGGTCGGCAGCCGGGCCAAGGTCAAGGTGGTCAAGAACAAGGTCGCACCGCCCTTCCGCCTGGCGGAGTTCGACATCGACTATGGCGAGGGCATTTCCCGCCCCGGCGAGCTCATCGACATGGGTGTCGACCACCGCATCGTCACCAAGAGTGGCGCCTGGTACAGCTACGGCGACGTGCGCGTTGGTCAAGGTCGCGAGAACTCGAAGCAGTTCCTGCGCGACAACCCGGATCTGGCGGACGAGATCGAGGGTCGCTTGCGCGAAGCCCTGGGGCTGCCGGCGAGCGCCGAAGTGGTCATGGAAGAAGCGGGGTGA
- a CDS encoding Na+/H+ antiporter NhaC family protein: protein MIPAQRWCLVLLAMVLGGSPAFATEIAISTDGATLRGGPAELTITLSEVEGGAEVPVEVKSAGRLLKTYRLVAGEHSLELPTTGLGSGHHRLEAASDGATATAHLRIIPGWISIIPPLLAIGLALLFKDVLLSLFLGVFSGALILAWGSSWEAPFVALARTVDRYIINSLSDPSRATIIVFTLLLGGMVGVISKSGGTRGIVERIAPLATSPKRGQLATWWMGLLIFFDDYANTLIVGSTMRPIADRLKISREKLAYMVDSTAAPIASVVPISTWIGFEVGLIGAALTDIGVDLNPYSLFVESIPYRFYPIFALVLGFAIAFSGRDFGPMLAAERRARQQGRVLADGDTPLAEYGSEAVEPPAGIPHRALNALAPIVTVIVATFVGLWISGSAALAADGTTRASVGGFGAWLREVFAAADPYATLLWSSLAGLILAVALPLLQRLLSLKQLMAATVEGFKSMLLALIVLVLAWSIGGVCSDLHTADYLVGVTQGSLPPTLLPLLVFVLSAAIAFATGSSWGAMGILVPLVIPIVHGVALQAGQTVGDGSYLHLMVGAVSSVLAGSVWGDHCSPISDTTILSSIATGSDHIAHVRTQLPYALTAGIVAIVIGDLGTALGMSPWWSLLIGAALLIAGLRFFGRRSADGEPAKSHK from the coding sequence GTGATCCCCGCTCAACGGTGGTGCCTCGTCCTGCTGGCGATGGTTCTCGGTGGCTCCCCAGCCTTCGCCACCGAGATCGCCATCTCCACCGATGGCGCCACCCTGCGGGGCGGTCCTGCAGAGCTCACCATCACCCTTTCGGAGGTCGAAGGCGGCGCCGAGGTGCCGGTCGAGGTGAAGAGCGCCGGGCGCCTCCTGAAGACCTATCGGCTGGTGGCCGGCGAGCATAGCCTTGAGCTCCCGACCACCGGCCTCGGCTCCGGCCACCATCGCCTCGAGGCCGCCAGCGACGGCGCCACCGCGACGGCCCACCTGCGCATCATCCCGGGCTGGATCTCGATCATCCCGCCGCTCCTCGCCATTGGCCTGGCGCTGCTCTTCAAGGACGTCCTGCTGTCGCTCTTCCTGGGCGTCTTCTCCGGTGCCCTGATCCTCGCCTGGGGCAGCTCCTGGGAAGCCCCCTTCGTCGCCCTGGCGCGCACCGTCGACCGCTACATCATCAACTCCCTGTCGGATCCGAGCCGCGCCACCATCATCGTCTTCACCCTGCTGCTTGGCGGCATGGTGGGGGTGATCAGCAAGAGCGGCGGCACCCGCGGCATCGTGGAGCGCATCGCCCCCCTCGCCACCTCGCCCAAACGCGGCCAGCTCGCCACCTGGTGGATGGGCCTGCTGATCTTCTTCGACGACTACGCCAACACCCTGATCGTGGGCTCGACCATGCGGCCGATCGCCGACCGCCTGAAGATCAGCCGCGAGAAGCTCGCCTACATGGTCGACTCGACCGCCGCCCCCATTGCCAGCGTCGTACCGATCAGCACCTGGATCGGCTTCGAGGTCGGCCTGATCGGCGCTGCGCTCACCGACATCGGCGTCGACCTCAACCCCTACAGCCTGTTCGTCGAGTCGATTCCCTATCGCTTCTACCCCATCTTCGCCCTCGTCCTCGGCTTCGCCATCGCCTTCAGCGGGCGCGACTTCGGTCCCATGTTGGCGGCCGAGCGGCGCGCCCGGCAGCAGGGCCGGGTGCTCGCCGACGGCGACACCCCGCTGGCCGAGTACGGCTCCGAGGCGGTCGAGCCCCCGGCGGGCATTCCGCACCGTGCCCTCAACGCCCTCGCACCGATCGTGACGGTGATCGTCGCCACCTTCGTCGGCCTGTGGATTTCGGGCTCGGCAGCGCTCGCCGCGGACGGCACGACGCGCGCGTCGGTGGGCGGCTTCGGTGCCTGGTTGCGCGAGGTCTTCGCCGCCGCCGACCCCTACGCCACCTTGCTGTGGTCGAGCCTCGCCGGACTGATCCTCGCCGTCGCCCTGCCGCTGCTGCAGCGCCTGCTGTCCCTCAAGCAGCTGATGGCGGCGACCGTCGAGGGCTTCAAGTCGATGCTCCTCGCCCTCATCGTGCTGGTTCTGGCTTGGTCGATCGGTGGCGTGTGTAGCGATCTGCACACCGCCGACTATCTGGTCGGCGTGACCCAGGGCAGCCTGCCTCCGACCCTTCTGCCGCTGCTCGTCTTCGTGCTGTCGGCGGCGATCGCCTTCGCCACCGGCAGCTCCTGGGGGGCGATGGGCATCTTGGTGCCGCTGGTGATTCCGATCGTCCACGGCGTCGCCCTGCAAGCCGGTCAGACGGTCGGTGACGGCTCTTACCTGCATCTGATGGTCGGAGCGGTGTCGTCGGTCCTCGCCGGCAGCGTCTGGGGAGACCACTGCTCCCCGATCTCGGACACCACGATCCTCTCCAGCATCGCCACCGGGTCGGATCACATCGCCCACGTCAGAACTCAGCTCCCGTACGCCTTGACGGCAGGCATCGTCGCCATCGTGATCGGCGACCTCGGAACCGCCCTCGGCATGTCCCCCTGGTGGAGCTTGCTGATCGGCGCGGCTCTGTTGATCGCCGGCCTGCGCTTCTTCGGCCGGCGCTCGGCAGACGGAGAGCCCGCGAAGTCACATAAATAG